In the Carboxydothermus hydrogenoformans Z-2901 genome, TTGCCGAGGGTGTGGCCGATAACAGCCGGCAAATTGCCGATTTATCCTTAGAAGTCCGGCAGGGCCTTACCGCTATTACCGAGCTGAAATTCCGGGACGAACTGGCGTTTAACCGCATTGATGAAATCAGCCGCCAGCTTACTTCTGGTTTACAATACATGGAAAGCATTCAGCAGCAGTTAATTGAAGTGAAAGCCAACCAGGAGCGGGTGCTCCTGGTAACCAGGCAGTTGGAAGAAAGCCTTGCCAAGATCGACAAAAAACTTGTGGAGTATGACAACCGCTTAAAACTTTTAGAATTAAAAGCTTTTTAACCCCCAATATTTCGGGGGTTTTATTTTTTCGGCAAATTTTGTTAAGATAAAAGAAAAAAGGTGACGAAAATGGAAAGGTATTATTCCTATACAAGGTATTTAAAGGAGAAATTTGGCGGCAAAGTATATAAAATTCCCGTGAATCTTCCCCATACCTGCCCAAACCGCGATGGTACGGTGGGAACCGGTGGCTGTATTTTTTGCGAAGACTCGCCCGGGGGATTTGTTTGTCTGCCCGATACCCGGGCCATATCTCAGAAAGTAGAGGAGTTAAAAAAGTATTTTCAAGATAAATTTAAAGCGCAAAAATTTATCGTTTATTTTCAGGCCTATACCAATACCTATCATCCGCTTGCGGTTTTCCGGGATTATATTTTAGCAGCGGTGGATAACACCGATATTGTTGGCCTCTCCGTTTCCACCCGACCCGATGCGGTAAACGATAAATACCTGGAGGTGCTGGCGGAGGTAAAAAATAAAAAAAATATAGAAGTAGATGTGGAACTTGGTTTGCAGACGGTTAATTATAAAAACTTAATAGCGATAAACCGGGGCCATACCTTGGCCGAATTTATCGATGCGGTCTTGCGCATAAAAAAGTTTGGCTTAAATGTTACGACCCACTTAATTTTAAACCTGCCCGGGGAAACGTTAGTTGATGTCATTGAAAATGCCAAAATTATGTCAGCATTAAAGATAGATTTTGTAAAGCTCCATACCCTGTTTATTCCAGAAAAAACGGTTTTAGGGGATATGTACCGGGAGGGGAAAATTGAGATTATACCCTTGGAGGAATATGTCCAGTGGGTGGTAACCTTTTTGGAGTATTTAAGTCCGGAAGTGGTGGTGCAGCGGTTAATTGGAAAGGGTCCCGATGAAGGGATTCTCTTTTCCAACTGGGGCGTCAGCTGGTGGAAAATTAAACATTTAATTGAGGAAGAGCTGGAAAAAAGGGATACCCGACAGGGGGCAAAATGCGATTATTTAAACGGGAAGGCAGTACAAAAGTTTTTAAGCTAAGTTAGGGGGGCTTTTGGTGAAATTTATTGATCTTCGCAGTGATACGGTAACAACTCCTACTCCAAAGATGCGTGAGGCCATGTTTTCTGCCGAGGTAGGGGATGATGTTTACGGCGATGACCCTACGGTGCGGGAATTAGAAGAACTTGCTGCTCAACGAATTGGCAAGGAAGCGGCCCTTTTTGTTCCCAGTGGGACCATGGGGAATCAACTGGCTCTTATGACCCATACCCAGCGGGGGGACGAAGTGATTCTGGGGGAAGATTGCCATATTTTTAAATATGAAGTTGGGGCACCGGCAGTATTATCCGGGGTGCAGCTCCGGGGACTTAAGACAAATGGTGGCATGATGGATTTAGAGGAAGTAAAAGCTGCGATACGACCCAACGATATTCACATGCCGAGGACTTCCCTTATTTGCCTGGAGAATGCTTACAGTAGCGGAGAAGTAGTGCCCCTTCACTACCTGGAAAAAATCCGGGAAATTGCTGAAAGCCACGGTCTTAAAATCCACCTGGACGGGGCAAGAATTTTTAATGCCGCTATTTACCTGGGGGTTGATGCCCGGGAAATTGCCAGGTATGCCGATTCGGTCATGTTTTGTCTCTCCAAAGGTTTATCGGCTCCGGTAGGGTCAATTCTCGCCGGAAGTAGAGAGTTTGTGGAAAAAGCCAGGAAATACCGGAAATTATTAGGTGGAGGCATGCGGCAGGCGGGAATTTTAGCGGCAGCGGGAATGGTAGCTTTGAAAGAAATGGTGGATAGGCTTTGTGAAGACCACGAAAATGCATTATATCTTGCCCAAAAGTTAATTAACCTTGGCTTTGAAGTGGATTTAAAAAAGGTGCAGATTAACATGGTGTGGGCCAGGGCTAAATCGCATCTTAATATAGAAGATTTACCAGAAAAGCTTTTAGCAGAAGGAATAAAAATAAATCCTCCCATTAATGGGCTGTTTCGTTTCGTAACCCATAAAGATGTTACGAAAGGTGATATTGATAAATTTGTCGAAATTTTAGCTAAAACTATGCAGGTAGGGGAACAGGTATGAATTTCAAATGGATAATTGAGAGTTACGGGGAATATTTAGAGCGGATAAGCCACAAGTTTCAGGATATATTAACCGAACAAAATGGCGCCTTTATTTTGCTGGTTGAGGTTAGTGAAAGTAACAGATATGTATGCCGATTTTGTGAGTTTGCTGGAAATGTGCCCTATGATTTAAAAAGGGAAATTAATGAAAAAGTTAATGGCAGTTTAATTCCGGGAAATCTCGATTGGCTTAAAACATTAACCGAACCCCGGGTGTTAAACAAGGACCAGGTACAAAGCTATTTTCCCGAATTAAATCAAGTTGAAGTAATGCAGATTATACCTATTTATGTGGATAAAAACAGTAAAAATATAATGATTATTGGTTACTTTCAAGATTTGACTCCCTCAAGTATCTCTTTTAATGTTAATGAACTTCAAAACTACCTTTATATTGAACAATTTTACAATCTAATTTTTGAAATAATAATAATGTTTAACAGAGTTATTGAAGAAAAAGAACCGCTGATCCGTGGGCATATGGAGCGAGTGGTGGAGTATGCTGACCTCATTGCCGGGGAAATCGGGCGTGAGGAAACCCAGCGCTTGATTTTACAAATAGCGGGAGCCGTGCATGATGTTGGAAAAATCATGGTACCGGATTTTATTTTACAGCACATCGGTAAGTACACCGAGGAAATGAGACAAAAGATGCAAAAACATTCGGAATTCGGTTATGAACTTTTAAAAAATCTACCGATGTTTAATGAGGTGGCCGAAGTTATTTTATACCATCATGAGCATTATGACGGCCAGGGGTATCCCAAAGGACTCAAAGGAAATGAAATTCCCCTTTATTCCCGGATATTGGCCATTGCCGACAGTTTTGATGCTATGGTCAGTGAGCGGGTTTACAAGGTATCAATGGGTTATGATGAAGCATTAGAAGAACTGGTTAATAATAAAGGTAAGCAGTTTGATCCCGAATTAGTAGAAGCTTTTATTGCGGGATTTAGAAAAACCCGCCTCTTAAATCCTCTAAAATACAAAGTTCCGGATTTGCCCAAGCTCTTTTGCAGAGTTACTTTAGCGGTTGGCAATCAGTACTTTGACGGAAGGGTTTCTTATAGACTTGAAAACTCCCAAAAAGTGTTTATTAAGCTTTATCAAACTCTTTCATTTGATATGAAAGAAGCTTACGAAAAACCGCTGACCTTGTATTTTCAGGATAAGGGGATGTCGGCCTATGTTCGTGGCCATATGCAGTTTTATAATGTGTACAACCAGACGTTAATTTTCGAGGTTAAGGAAAATCCCGGATTTGTGGTACCGGAACAGTTTGTATCGCTGCCCATTTCCCGGGGTGGACTTCTGGTAAGCGGCAGCAATAATATACCTATATTAATAGTTGAGCTTGGTGGTAACGGGTTAAGATTTGTGGTTAATAAAGCAAAGTTAAAAGAAGTAGGCCTTGTATTAAAAGAAAATACCAGGGTAACAATACTTTTTGGATTAAAAGTTGAGGAGGAAGAGCAGTATTTTGGATTTAAGGGAACGATTATCGAAACTCCTAAAACATCATTAAACGAGTCTTACCTTGTGAAATTCGAAGATGTGGATGAAAAACATCGAGATAGACTTATAAGTACCCTCTTAAAATACCAGATAAGTTTACGCCGGCGTGGTTTGCTGTAATAAGTATTGACGAAAAAATAAAATAGTATTAATTTATTTTTTGTAAATAAAAACTTACCTGAAGGAGCGTGAAAAGATGGAAACGAGAGAGTTAGTGATAATTGGCGGAGGCCCTGCGGGGCTGGCTGCGGCAATATACGGAGCCAGAGCGGCTTTAAATCCGCTTGTTTTGGAACGGGGTGTACCCGGCGGACAGGCTGCTACTACCGAATGGATTGAAAATTATCCGGGATTTGAGGACGGGATTGGCGGTTTTGAGCTGATGGTTCATATGCAAAGGCAGGCGGAAAAGTTTGGGGCTGAGTTCAAAAATGCCGATGTAACGGGGATTAAAAAAGAAAACGGAGTTTTTATCTTAAATACTTCAACCGGTGAAATTGCAGCGAAAACGGTAATTATAGCTACCGGAGCGGAACCAAAAGAATTGGGCGTTCCGGGTGAACGGGAATTCAGGGGAAGGGGCGTTTCCTACTGTGCTACCTGTGACGGCAATTTCTTTAGAGGAAAGACCGTGGCGGTAGTAGGGGGCGGTGATTCTGCCTTAGAAGAAGCGATTTACCTTACGAAATTAGTGGAAAAAGTTTA is a window encoding:
- a CDS encoding TIGR01212 family radical SAM protein (This family includes YhcC from E. coli K-12, an uncharacterized radical SAM protein.), whose protein sequence is MERYYSYTRYLKEKFGGKVYKIPVNLPHTCPNRDGTVGTGGCIFCEDSPGGFVCLPDTRAISQKVEELKKYFQDKFKAQKFIVYFQAYTNTYHPLAVFRDYILAAVDNTDIVGLSVSTRPDAVNDKYLEVLAEVKNKKNIEVDVELGLQTVNYKNLIAINRGHTLAEFIDAVLRIKKFGLNVTTHLILNLPGETLVDVIENAKIMSALKIDFVKLHTLFIPEKTVLGDMYREGKIEIIPLEEYVQWVVTFLEYLSPEVVVQRLIGKGPDEGILFSNWGVSWWKIKHLIEEELEKRDTRQGAKCDYLNGKAVQKFLS
- the ltaE gene encoding low-specificity L-threonine aldolase is translated as MKFIDLRSDTVTTPTPKMREAMFSAEVGDDVYGDDPTVRELEELAAQRIGKEAALFVPSGTMGNQLALMTHTQRGDEVILGEDCHIFKYEVGAPAVLSGVQLRGLKTNGGMMDLEEVKAAIRPNDIHMPRTSLICLENAYSSGEVVPLHYLEKIREIAESHGLKIHLDGARIFNAAIYLGVDAREIARYADSVMFCLSKGLSAPVGSILAGSREFVEKARKYRKLLGGGMRQAGILAAAGMVALKEMVDRLCEDHENALYLAQKLINLGFEVDLKKVQINMVWARAKSHLNIEDLPEKLLAEGIKINPPINGLFRFVTHKDVTKGDIDKFVEILAKTMQVGEQV
- a CDS encoding HD-GYP domain-containing protein, which produces MNFKWIIESYGEYLERISHKFQDILTEQNGAFILLVEVSESNRYVCRFCEFAGNVPYDLKREINEKVNGSLIPGNLDWLKTLTEPRVLNKDQVQSYFPELNQVEVMQIIPIYVDKNSKNIMIIGYFQDLTPSSISFNVNELQNYLYIEQFYNLIFEIIIMFNRVIEEKEPLIRGHMERVVEYADLIAGEIGREETQRLILQIAGAVHDVGKIMVPDFILQHIGKYTEEMRQKMQKHSEFGYELLKNLPMFNEVAEVILYHHEHYDGQGYPKGLKGNEIPLYSRILAIADSFDAMVSERVYKVSMGYDEALEELVNNKGKQFDPELVEAFIAGFRKTRLLNPLKYKVPDLPKLFCRVTLAVGNQYFDGRVSYRLENSQKVFIKLYQTLSFDMKEAYEKPLTLYFQDKGMSAYVRGHMQFYNVYNQTLIFEVKENPGFVVPEQFVSLPISRGGLLVSGSNNIPILIVELGGNGLRFVVNKAKLKEVGLVLKENTRVTILFGLKVEEEEQYFGFKGTIIETPKTSLNESYLVKFEDVDEKHRDRLISTLLKYQISLRRRGLL
- the trxB gene encoding thioredoxin-disulfide reductase, which codes for METRELVIIGGGPAGLAAAIYGARAALNPLVLERGVPGGQAATTEWIENYPGFEDGIGGFELMVHMQRQAEKFGAEFKNADVTGIKKENGVFILNTSTGEIAAKTVIIATGAEPKELGVPGEREFRGRGVSYCATCDGNFFRGKTVAVVGGGDSALEEAIYLTKLVEKVYLIHRRDGFRAAKVIQERAKANPKIEFVLNTVVEEIAGERKVEKVIVKNVQTGEKSEILVDGVFIYVGLKPNTAFLEGFLELENGYIKTDENMATAIPGLFAAGDVRLKDLRQVVTAVADGAQAAVAAEKYLEGNK